The stretch of DNA TCTTCGAGGAAAACCAGATGCTCAAGGCGATAATCAAGAGCCTCAGCGAGAGGATCTCAGAGCTCGAAGCCATCCTGAAACAAAACAGCCAGACCAGCTCCAAGCCTCCTTCCAGCGACGGCTATAAAAAGCCCAAGCCTACCAGCTCCCGGAAGAAAAGCGACAAGAGTAAAGGGGCCCAGAAGGGCCATAAAGGAAGTGGCCTTCAGCTTCCCCATGAGCCGGATAAAATCGTGGAGCACCTGCCCTCACAGTGCGAGATCTGCGAACATAAGGATGTCTGAACCGCCGATAAGGCTTCCTGCGGTGCAGTATACGTAATAGAGACCAAACTGGTAACCACGGTGGAAAAACATCAGGCGATAAAACGAACCTGTCCCTTGTCCAGCGAGACGATAAGGGGTCATCTACCTGTAACCGTGACTACGCCTATATCTCCGTCGAGAAGAAGCGAGGCTACGATGGAATGGTCGCCTCCGGGATACTTCCCTGGTTCAGGGGGATAGCTGTCCATGACTTCTGGCGTCCCTACGAGAGATTTGACGTTAACCACGTCTACTGCAACGCCCATCTTATAAGGGAGCTAAGGGCCATCCACGAGAACACTGGACAGGAATGGGCCTCAGACCTGAAAAAGCTCCTAGTATGGGCTCAGCACAAAAAGAAGGAGTTTATCGCGGCCGGTAAGGACCGTTTTTCACCTTATTGCTGCCGATACAGGATCGACAAGCCCTTCGATGAATTACTTGCCTCCGGTCTGGCTCAAAACCCTCTACCTACTGGAAAGGGGGCAAGAGGCAGGCCCAAAAAAGGCAAGGCCAGGAACCTCCTGGAGAGATTTAGGGACCCTACCTGCCAAAATAGGTGTCGCATGATAGACTAGTTTAGCGAGTCGAGAGAGACTCCCTGGAGGTGCGACACATGGCTAGGTACAGCAAAGAACAAAAAGAGGCAATCAAAAAGAGAATGATGCCGCCGGAGAACATGTCCATACCTAAGTTATCGAAGGAGACGGGCATAACGGTGACCACCCTCTACAACTGGAGAAAAGAGCTCCGTGCGTCCGGCAAGGCCGCTCCCTGCGAGGAGGCAAACGATGGCCAGAGCTTCAAGGTCAGGGAGCTTATGCATGAGGTTGCTTACTTCAGGCGATCTGAGGGGAAAACGAGGACGACTGATCGGTGCCTCGGATCGCCGTAACGGGGAGATCTACGACGAAGAATCAGGAGAGCTGGCGTCGGAGGTGGTCACCAAAGCGGTCCTGTCGGAAAAGATCCGTCTTGCCGACAAACCGCTGATCCTGCACGCCGACAACGGAAGCCCAATGAAAAGCGCCACATTGAGGGCCACCATGGAAAAACTAGGAGTACTGTTCTCCCACAGCAGACCGAGGGTAAGCAACGATAACCCCTACAGTGAATCGATCCGATAGCTGTCAAGAGACATGTCGCGTTTCTTGAGTTCCCGCTGCACATTCAGAAGCCGTCCTATCCTGGTTATCGAGATTTAGAAAAACGATATCAGGCAGGGAAAGATCTCGAATCTCTCGGGCTCCACATTTTCACAAAGAAAAACCACACGATGGACATGTATCTCCTTTTCCGATCCGCTGACCACAGTTACATACGTATCCTTGAATCCTTGCTGGATTACCATAAACTAATCCGTGGGGAGGGACATCTTTAGTAACGACCGATCCAGCACCAATCAAAGAATAGGCTCCTATAGTCACCCCAGCAATTATTGTAGCGTTAGCTCCAATCGAGGCATGGTCTTCTATGTTAGTCTTGATAAATTCACTCGGTCTTCTTTTTGAACGAGGAAACAGATCATT from Dethiosulfovibrio russensis encodes:
- a CDS encoding DUF6444 domain-containing protein, coding for MFQKPTYEELFEENQMLKAIIKSLSERISELEAILKQNSQTSSKPPSSDGYKKPKPTSSRKKSDKSKGAQKGHKGSGLQLPHEPDKIVEHLPSQCEICEHKDV
- a CDS encoding IS66 family transposase, giving the protein MSLVQRDDKGSSTCNRDYAYISVEKKRGYDGMVASGILPWFRGIAVHDFWRPYERFDVNHVYCNAHLIRELRAIHENTGQEWASDLKKLLVWAQHKKKEFIAAGKDRFSPYCCRYRIDKPFDELLASGLAQNPLPTGKGARGRPKKGKARNLLERFRDPTCQNRCRMID
- a CDS encoding transposase — translated: MARYSKEQKEAIKKRMMPPENMSIPKLSKETGITVTTLYNWRKELRASGKAAPCEEANDGQSFKVRELMHEVAYFRRSEGKTRTTDRCLGSP
- a CDS encoding acyltransferase, producing MACLRIHDLSDVQSKDIGENTSIWQYVVVLPGAKIGSNCNINALVFIENDVIIGNNVTVKSGVQIWDGLRIAHNVFIGPNVTFSNDLFPRSKRRPSEFIKTNIEDHASIGANATIIAGVTIGAYSLIGAGSVVTKDVPPHGLVYGNPARIQGYVCNCGQRIGKGDTCPSCGFSL